In Magallana gigas chromosome 1, xbMagGiga1.1, whole genome shotgun sequence, the sequence TATGTTATTTTAGAACTCATGTCTATAAACATATTCGACTCAATTCTGACCAAGAAAAATGCGATATGCATGCGATATGCATGCAATTTTTAGATCATGATACAAAACTGATtgggatatttttttcaatttcacaaCATGCCGACTTTGTTGATATTTCAACGATACTTAAATAAGAAACACccatgtaaaaaagaaaaaaaaaacgaagagACAAAtgataatcatataaaaaataattcatcaacATATAACGAATAAATGCTTCAACGTGTTAATCTTGCCTTATTAGTTTAAATTTGTTACATACCTCAGACATATTTGTTACATTAAAACACAACAAACATTTCTCCGCCTGTTTAAATGCCTTCAAACGAAGCTAAACTAAAAAGGTtgttttttgaaagtttttttttgaataGGTTATTTTTCTTCCTGGTCTTACTCTCTTTTGAAATTGTAAAGTACAAATGGTGTGACCTGCAGAATTTTATTCTACCAAATTCTCCTTTTTTTGTAAGCAGAtctgttctgaatatttttttattgtaagcATTTTCTTAAGTGAAAcagaaacaatttaaactatCGTAAACTTACAAACAAGGTATTCATTATTTGAATATCTGCTTGAATGTTTTGGAATATCATTGCGTCTTAATGCACATATCATataaagtgttttattttgttattctttTCATGAGAACTACCATTTATCATTATTCAAAAAAGCAgctgaaaaagaaaagtaatgaaaaaaagGGGGACCCCCCAtccccagcccccccccccccctcaccccccccccgaaaaaccaaaaaaaccacacacacacaaaaacaaaatatttattctacTAATGCATACTCGACTACTGCTTATGTATGAAGGGGGtgttaaatataaagatataaaatacatgtaatttaggaGGATgttgtaatttcttttttttatttgaattaaagttttgttttgtaaatagaTAACTCGTCACATTGCCGATTTGATTGGCCGCaatgttttacatgttttattatatttttttttatatacaatcaaacacaaaccttttttaatatttcatgacaaaaaaaaaccaacgaaCATCGAATAACATTCATTTTCAGAAAATACGAGcaatatttgacaaaaacttGGGCataccttttgaaaaaaatgaaaaagcaaGCTCTTGATATTTAGATATCTGAAAcaaggcatatatatatatatatatatatatatatatatatatatatatatatatatatatatatatatatatatatatatacctccagagaaaaaaaaaccaaatatgtACTTGCACTCTGGATATCTGTTAATACGGATAATCTCTAATCAAACATAATGATTCAAAACTAAAACGCATAAAACAGCTATTGAATCAGTcggatttgaaatatatatcatttccTTGACTTATTTTATTTCGTGGGTTCTGATCCCTGTTTATGAACGGTTTAGGTGTAGTGAAGAGTTTGAATTAGgaggacttttttttttaaacactgtaatgtttaaaataacaaGTAGCATTTGTTTTCTTGTGGTCTTCTTCACTGATTTGTTGCTATAATTCGTAATAATTATGCTTTTATTATTGACAATCACATGAACTTGTTGGGCTAAAGCAAGCCAGCAGGAAAAATGTGAGACGCATTGTAtgattttttcaagtttttatgtataaaagttttaaaaagaaaagtaattaTCAAACCTGTCCTAATTTTCCCGTCCCGTATCTCTTTACGAAGAGGATATCGCGATGATAATGCTGTGTGTGTATGTTTGTCAAATTCAGCCTGATTGACAAATGTACAGGAAACACtctttttatatgatataaaatatcattaagcGTCATTCTAGCAAAGAACATTTGTTTAACTTTCAATACCTAccaaaaggattttttaaatcaatattggCTATATGCATTTACAAATAAGGGTGATTTAAAgagaatttaatttaatttcgaTTGAGCAAGGATAAAACAACTCGCTTGAACAACTAAATCATCAGGAATTGGACTTACGATCAATCTCTTTTCTTCATCTCTTACAAAATTAGAATTTCAATTTAAGGACAACTTTGAATTGTGGTTCGTGGCTTCATAATATGGCTCCCACTTATTCCACCTACATCCATAACTGTTATGCTTGTAGCTCTGGTGAAATGATTTTTGTAATCAAAAGAAAGATTTAGAAATTTCCGTCATGAAGCTAGagagtagtttttttttcaactgcaGAATTTGAATACAACATTTTATCCTCTTGATTAAAAACAAGCCTAGGTTTGTGCCAGAAATCACGTTGGTCAGTGTAAAGTCTGCTGGTGTACTTTTGAAAGGACAGAACAGGCCAGTTGTTGTTTTCTGTAAATTAAGTACCTTTTTAATTATTGACTTAAGTTAACACAAAATGTGCTATctgttaaaattgaattataataatataatgtatcatatgacacaatattgtatagtatcataagatgcaagATCGTATTTTATATTAGTGCAATGCTAATCAATGTATCTTACAATACCGTATAAAAATTAACATGATtatcaaacattaaaattttttttgaaacatatgataaacGATATTGTGTCAATTCACActacagtatccatgaatatccaataCCATAACtttcatataatataataaagtgGCTCTAATAAAGGCGATGCCACATTAAGGAGATGATTCGTCCCTGTGAGCTTTgcaatctgtgattacctatatTTTTTCCTATCTGATGTAAACTTCCTTTGGCAAACACTAATATGTTCTGATGGAAGAAATTATCATaattcaaacaagaggcccatgggccacatcgctcacctgaggaacaataggtatgataaaatcagctcaatggagtcataatacaaactatctggacaatgtacaataattcatgtaaatcctgtataaataaaatccattttcccctggatattcttatgtttataatcattagtcccttttctaacaggatgattttatagtcatatcatatgttgagtattgcagttctaaaaaagatccctaacaatagtttatatattggataaaaacgtacatcaaactcttaatcttctcgtgaggccaaagaattgtcctggggccaaagtcttaacaattataaagaatcatttggctgattagtttctgagaagatttttaaagatttaccctatatattcctttgttaaactttgacccccccccccccccattgtggccccaccctacccctggggatcattatttttacaactttgaatctacactacctgaggatgctttcacacaagttccagctttcctggctgattagtttctgagaagaagatttttaaagatgactctgtttattcctatgtaaaacatcgacctcccattgtggccccaaacctacccccaggggtcatgatttttacaaatttgaatccacactacctgaggatgcttccacaaaagttttatctttcctggctaattagtttctgagaagaagatttttaaagatttactgtatataatcatatgttaaagttaaatcccccattgtggccccaacctacccccaggggtcatgatttttacaactttgaatcttcactacctgaggatgcttccacacaagttccagctttgccggcgaattagttactgagaagaagatttttaaagatctactgtatatattcctatgttaaacttcgatcccccattgaggcccaaccctacccccgggggtcatgattttcacaaatttgaatttacactacctgaggatgcatccacacaagtgtcagctttcctggctgattagtttctgagaagaagatttttaaagattaactgtgtatattcctatgtaaaacgtcgatctcccattgtggccccaccctacccccgagggtcatgattttcacaaatttgaatcttcactacataaggatgcatccacacaagtgtcagcttttctggccaattagtttctgagaagaagatttttaaagatttactttttatattcatatgttaaacttcgaccctccattgtggccccaacctacccccaggggtcatgattttcacatctttgaatctacactacctgaggatgcttccacacaagtttcagctttcctggccgattagtttctgagaagaggatttctaaagatttactctatatattcatttgttaaacttcgaccccccattgtggccccatcctcaggtgagctaaaaaggttaagtttacaattcaataagttggtttctggaagaacagattttgaaaattttcgtaataaatattgacaatttttttttttactttttaaagcgctaagcatagctcagcgctttattgtcgttagactttaacttccggtgcatcgaataaccgccccctataagcaaaagtatacatcatttaaactggttagggaaccagtttcaggggtttttgcacataactgcacgggctattgtgaatctaatttacgggctattgtgaaattaatgtacggggcttacatacatcattgcagggactgtcatgcagtgatgaggaaatatagtgcgtatacagaagcttaaatgctatatacatatatttgttatatacatacagaagctgggttagcgcttttcaatactatcagtactttgatttaatctttagcttttaagatctgtgtacaaacatagaattgtgagcaaatctctgtatcttgcttataattcgaagcttaacactcaaatatggttagtaaatagaaattgtaaacaattaaacacaagaaacatgcactacatgtataacaaataaagaacacaatttattttttcgaaatgaatcatatatatacatgtagatacctacatatttccgtaagcgatatcaaactctttttaaactgaataaactagagaaaatgccgagcatctcaacaaaaacctattgcattaatctaccattacgcaaaagataatgccgaattaccgatcgaatgaattgtatttcagtactcctacatcagattttgcttaatttgcgcaggtaaacagttaacgtaactgtttgatttaccgaagtctctgtttgatttgatacgtaaaaatcacgaaatacagacgacagtttccaggttacaaagcataaataatgaaaacgaaacgaaaatcagaacaagctaacatcaacgtcatgtgtgaaaactgtcaacgcattgaaatatttagcctcaatttacttcacaaaataggcaccaatatatttttcatgtttcaaaaaattcccttcatacgcgaactgttgcacaaaaagcaaattcatcatagtcaggtcgaccctttttcgtataatgtcatggctgctttaaacaaagaacctcgttttagaagtatggaatacgagtctttgtaaaatgggtacgcaaacccgggccgtggcaaaataaaagccggggcagatcggcaatcgtcaattccaaatacgcattattttgcagcgatatttacagcaaatacaaatatactggtccatcaaatatcctgaaattttaatgagattggcagattaataactgccaatcttttgttttgcccaggccaagtcttgtctacccattttaccggatgccgaatccgaagctattaaactgattgaaacacgcctttcctttattattattttcgtaataactcagatttgaaacagaattagaccttaatttttgcaatttatattttccttcccataaggataatttatgctaaactacgttgaattggaatcagtagttcttgagaagaagatttttaaaaatgcacccccctttttctacagtttcaaggttttctccgctttgaatacagatcggacttttatttctgcaatttatattcgccctcccataaggatgctttgtgccaaatttggttgaaattggataagcggttttagagaagaagttcaaaatgtaaaaagtttacagacggacagacagacggacggacggacggacgacggacaaaaagtgatcagaatagctcacttgagctttcagctcaggtgagctaaaaacgattTGCTCAAATAAATCATCTATTCTAACAAAGAACctcttaaaattacacaattaTGCATTcgataaatttaataaatatgataatattCTCTGACACACAGTTTacatataaggaataaggaatcattctttgagtattacgaggtgataatttcggtcggggtgtgatcaaatccaataaagcccgaagggctttgtgatagatttgatcacaccccgaccgaaattatcatctcataatattcaaagaatgattccttattacttatatttatataattttaagccatcgtacgattacatatttaaatattaataagcaaaccctgctggagcctcgatttggcgtcatttgtattatgggttatagagtacaaaatcgattcgtagtgttatcacaggcaaagacactggatgttgtaaatatatatcattaaacgTTGTAATACAACTAAACTGTGTTTTGAAAGTATTTTACACAAAAGTAAAACGTGATATTAATTTGTGCTTTTCTACATTACCTTCTATACATAAGCAAAAACTTCATGTCATAGTTGTGTCTATACTGTCTATCACACGAACAATTCGTTATTATACATAATCGTGTTGAGATAAGCATTAATTACATATGTTATGTTATTCTGAAAGTCCAACTACTCATAAGTacaaaagtcaaatatcaaatgaattGGATGTTTTAGAAAGCGATATTATATTCATTCCGGTACATCTAACACTTCTTTATGTAACAAAACAGGAACATTCCTATATCTCATGTTTATGAACATATGTAAATCCATAAGAGAAGCATCATCGGCATTATAAAACACGTCGAACCATCATAAAGGACGTCCTGACTCCACTATAGCTGTTGGTCAGCGAATACCAAAAGTTACAATTCCCACTGACTATACAACTTCCGTTTCCATAGATTCCATTCAGGTTTGCCCACGTACAGACGTTATGCCACCATGCCCCTTGACGTGCGAAGGCGCAGCTTGCGGGAGCAAAATCGTTATCTATATCGGATGTGCTGAACTTGTAGCCATTTGTATTGGTAGTTCCATGGCTTTCAATGGAATCTCCTGTGagataaaagttgaaaaaaaggaaagttaTAGGAAGAAGAAACCCAAACCCATTTACCCATTTCTGTTAAAACGCTAGGAATCAGATAAGGACAGATAAAATCGAAGCGTGCCTTTGCTTAGGGTCATATCATTGAACATAGTTTGTATAGGAcggaatgaaaaaaaagacataTCGTTGTTgatgattttcattcataatCACAAACGGGTTTGTTAATAATAACTTTAAAGAGGAGGAAACGATAATCTGATGGTCCATggtcagtatacatgtacatgtacctatataaCACTCACAGGGTATTCCCCACAGGTGATTTtaggaaaaagatttttgtacatttctaaaaaaaattcaaattcatacATGGACGATATCTGGCCTGTATCATTTGGCCAACTGTTAAACtatttaatgatttgtttttacaataataatatatagtttttttttttctaaaggacaaTGTGCAAACTAAAGTGTTTTAACGCCATAAAATTCAAACTGAATAGAGCTTTAGAAATTTGCGTAAAGAATGgataacatatatttatttcagatttataAAGATAAGTTGTCTAATCACTGCCATAACAGaaatgtgatattttaaaaaaaaattaggtatACGTATTCAGCCGGGAATCGGGTACATGTGTATATTccatcagtttaaaaaaaaaaagattttgaggGCATGTTTCCTCCAACACCATTCTTTGATATGACATGCAAAATAAtatgatcattaatatatatgtgaaaactgtTTTGGGGCATGGgtgcgatatatatatatatatatatatatatatatatatatatatatatatatatatatatatatatatatatatatatatatatatatatacctgctACTCTTGGACATGTCACGGTGTGAAATTCAATATTTCggacaatttttaattattgtgtaaatgaactttttcggactttgtgttAATTAGTACAAAAAACTTTTATCCTATTTCGACaactgttttaaacatttttaattcagCACAGCCTTAATCCTACCTGAAGAAGAGTCAGAGATGGACAGCTAATCATTTAATTGATTTCTGTTCATGTTTATTGACACTTCATCTTTGATcttattaatccttttatgtacatgctgctatcataacggaaatACTAGAAATTGGTTAAAGCATATGCGTTATATAGATAgcatatgtttatttatgttcttGGAGAAATGTGTTATTTAGTCCAGTGATGAGCCTGTCGACGCTGGGtcagaaatctaaataaaacgCTACTACTGACCACGGTGCGTCAGATCATTAGTATGCACCTGATCGCATTTACTTATTAAGAGGAGAATGTTGTAGCGCAGTGTCTGTGCGTATAATATGGGGGTGCGGGAAACACGGCTCTCCAGTAGTCATAtggaagctgtctttctgcctcctctttttatagATTCAGAgggttcaaataatattttattgtcagagatatttgtaattaatattaatgttgataaatttcatggtaattaatattgttaatattgttaaaatgtcattttaaattgtaacatCAAAATAAAGAGTAGTCATCTGCAAGCTGTCtttctgcctcctctttttatacagACTGGGACACGGCCTACTTCCCATGTAGAGGTGGAGACATGCCGGAAACACCTTGGCTAGCGCAACCGCCAGGTGTGAGCATGCTGGAATAAAGATCTCGAGGatctatataaattaaatatcataacacTCCATATAACCCCTAGTGGACTTTTACAAAATAGTATTGGAGGCGTTACGATACAGCTAAAATGGCATGGTTAACTTAATCAATAGTTGTTTGATAATTAAGCTTACTtctgtacatattatattaatcCTTCATTGTATTATTCcattgtttattatatataattcgaaattgtaaaatatagtcAGTTCGAATCAGGCCTTCGCtgctgatgcataccaaactaacgtaaaagaatattttatgtAAAGTCTATATAAAAGTCTAAAAACTAAAACGCGTGTTGGCTTGTTGGAGGTTTCATGAGGCTGGGTCCAACAACAAGAGAATAAGCTCACGGTTGGCCCAGAATTAGTCCTGTACGGGAAAGAGCGCCCCGTAaaagatataaagaaaaactgatgaatttttCCTGGTTTTCAGAATATGCGAGAAATGGTCCATTCAGCGGACGTTAAAAAAGCAGAATtaagaaaacttttaaatttgtgTAACTCGAagattcagttttttgttttatcaaaacatctaaatgatataatttttttcaaatctataGAAATGGGGGCAGAAACTACACCTTATCGAATAATTAATATGCTTCTTCGTAGGTTTTTCCAAAAAAGAATAAACGATTGTTTGTCCTTGCCTGCATTTCCTCGATATGATCCGACTTTCAATCTCATTCTGTATCCATCTGATTCGTCAGCTACAGTGAAGTTGTTATATTTTGCATGCGCCCATCCCCCAGTGAATTTCTCGAGACGTACGTAAAAATCTGAAGTTCCCAAAGATGTCAGCTGGTGAAGATGATCGTTTCCTGAATAAAAAGGTATTTATACAACTGACAAACATATTTAATGTTAACAatcacaattttatttatttaacaagacctttttaaaattttaccttctacctaaaaaaaacaacacaaaaagaaaaaaagggggaaaatacttgaaagacaaaacaaataagtagttttacatataattgttaaagttatttttaaaaattttaaattgtcataCCAAGCCAGTACTCTCCGTTTGGCTCTCCAAACCCTTTTTTGTAATTGTCCCAAAGAagataaaagtttacagatccGTCTCTTCTGTGCTGAAAAACCTAGAAGTTCAGATCACTGTATAGTGTAACAAAGATTAACCAAGGAATTGTTCCCTAACAAACATGcttcattatatacatgtatactccgGCTTCTAATTCAATCCCTGTGATTTAAAAACCCGCATCTTTTatgccttttttgttttgtttcaaacaATAATTTAGTTTTGATAATCGGTTCAATGCCATACACCAAGGGgacttttaaatttctatattcAACCACtattctaatattttttgttggttATAGTTGCTATTAGATACAGAAGAAACCCCCATACCGTCCATCCACCGCCATCCGTCGTCATATCACAGTACACTCTGACTGACGTTTCTACCGGCAGGTATGGGTATATAGAGTAAACGCCATTATTGCTGTAGCCATTTGACTTCAGCTCTTTACAGTCCTTGAACATACCTGTAAAATAACAGTCACTTTAATTATGTTGATTCTTCTTATTGGCGTATACATCTGAGTTTTGGCATttgataaatgtacatgtttgcTTCAAAATAGCAACTCTACcgttataaaaaataacccACCAACAACATTTAACAATAAGTTGGAATTAGAATTCATTTCACACATATAAGCAATAGAATTAAAAAGAACCGGTATTTCTCAAAGATTGACTGGGAAAGAAATTAATAATCTCCAGTTTAGCTGGAGTGCAATATACACTATTCATCAAACCTGTCGGGGAGGGAGCTGAAGATGGATTTGCCGTTTGTTCAACGGTTTTGGTAGTTGGGCTTAATGTTGTTGTAATAAATGTGGTGGGAACAACAGTTGTTGGTGCGGTTGATGCTGTAACAACTTCTGTTTTGGCAACTGTTGTAGGTGCCATCGTTTGGGCAAGTGTGGATGCGATAACCGAAGATGATACGAATGCAGTCTTAGTTGTCATAGTGGTTGAAGTGCGAACTGACATTGGTAGAATCGTCGATGTTGtctctaaaataaaaatactggtCATGTCTTGCAAATCGTTTCCCAAATCgaaattatcatgaaaaaattctattttataaAACGTAGGCTTTGTTTAAGTACTTTTAGGCAATACCAAGATATCCGTCGAATCTTTAAATAATGATACAGGTGCATACTTACAGTATCAAAAATATCTGGTCaattagaaatacatgtatatgcatgttttattGTTGTATAATCCGTCATAAGATTAGCGTACGTACCTCCAGTTGTATCCTGCTGTTGGCCATCAGTGTTGCTTTTGTCtagtttaaatcaaataaatgcaTACCAGAATTATCATTGCGTGAAGTTGATTCAGAACCAATTGGGAACATTTAAAAAGTTAGGTATCACTGAACCATGTACAGTTACGAAACTGGTTGGGATTTATTGCCAATTAAATTGGgcttaaaatgtaattaattcttattaattattatatcatgTTACTATTTCACAATCTAGTACAGGAGCACAttcacaattgaaaaaaaaaatcaactggaaattttttttatttgaaagtcGTTTCTACATGCATAGAATAGAAATATGAGATGTTATTGTTTTACCCTACATGTAGCTACAGAACCGGAATTTCCTCAGCTTTAAAATTAACTGCTCCAAAACATTTAATACCATTTGAAGTTTTCATCTGCATTAAAAATGCCTTCTTCAACAAATGGTTTATTGCATAAAAACCGAAACAAAAAAGACAGAGTTCCGCAAGGGGTATGATACGGATCTGTATCAGCTCTAAAGGGCTGATAACCTGTGTTAGTCCTGGATgctgatacatgtatgagtttgtgatgtcatctgtatcacatatgcaaaaaaacctgtatttactactaaaaataaaataaagttttat encodes:
- the LOC105327043 gene encoding microfibril-associated glycoprotein 4, whose translation is MSVRTSTTMTTKTAFVSSSVIASTLAQTMAPTTVAKTEVVTASTAPTTVVPTTFITTTLSPTTKTVEQTANPSSAPSPTGMFKDCKELKSNGYSNNGVYSIYPYLPVETSVRVYCDMTTDGGGWTVFQHRRDGSVNFYLLWDNYKKGFGEPNGEYWLGNDHLHQLTSLGTSDFYVRLEKFTGGWAHAKYNNFTVADESDGYRMRLKVGSYRGNAGDSIESHGTTNTNGYKFSTSDIDNDFAPASCAFARQGAWWHNVCTWANLNGIYGNGSCIVSGNCNFWYSLTNSYSGVRTSFMMVRRVL